The nucleotide sequence GTGACATTGCGTGGTGCACGCATGTACGAATTTTTGGATCGTTTCGTAACTGTTGCATTGCCACGCGTACGTGACTTCCGCGGTATCTCTGGTAAAGCATTTGACGGCCGTGGTAACTACAACATCGGCGTTAAAGAACAGATCATTTTCCCTGAAATCGAATACGACAAAATTGATGCCCTCCGCGGTCTCAATATCAGTATTACGACGACTGCTAAAACCGACGAAGAAGCAAAAGCTTTGTTGGCGGCATTCAAATTCCCTTTCCGCAATTAAGAGGCTAACGTGGCAAAACTATCCCTAATTGAGCGCGAGAATAAGCGCGCAAAAACTGTAGAGAAGTACGCTGTAAAGCGTGCCGAACTCAAAGCGATCATTGCTGATCAATCACGCAGCGATGAAGAGCGCTATGAAGCTCGCTTAAAACTACAGGCACTTCCACGTAACGCAAGCCCGATTCGTCAAAGAAATCGTTGTTCATTAACCGGTCGACCACGTGGCACATTCCGTAAATTCGGTTTGGCTCGTAGCAAGATTCGTGAAATCGCCTTCCGTGGCGAAATCCCCGGTTTAACCAAGGCCAGCTGGTAAGCGGCGAAAGAATTAGGAGAACTCATGAGTATCAGCGATCCAATCGCCGACATGTTGACAAGGATCCGCAATGCGCAAGCAGTGCAGAAACCCGTAGTCTTGATGCCGTCGTCAAAAGTAAAAGTAGCCATCGCAAAAGTTTTGCAAGATGAAGGCTATATCGAAAGTTTTGAAATCAAAGGTGAAGCAGCTAAGCCAGTGCTCCATATTGATCTCAAATACTATGCAGGCCGTCCTGTTATTGAGCGTATTGACCGTGTATCAACACCAAGTCTACGCATCTATAAAGGTCGCCATGACATTCCAGAAGTAATGAATGGCTTGGGCATTGCAATTATTTCAACCCCTCAAGGCGTAATGACAGACCGTAAAGCACGTGCAACAGGCGTGGGCGGCGAAGTTATTTGCTACGTAGCTTAAGGAGCGAAATATGTCCCGCGTAGGTAAATCACCAATTACAGTTCCTAAAGGCGCTGAGATCAGCATCAACGGTGCAAACGTAACTGTTAAGGGTCCATTGGGCACTTTGACACACAACTTGCATCCTTCTGTTGGTTTGAAACAAGAAGATGGCGTATTGACAGTTGTTTTAAATAACAACTCACCAGAAGCTGGTGCACAGTCAGGTACAGCCCGTGCTTTGGTTAACAACATGGTTGTTGGCGTAACTGCTGGCTTTGAGCGCAAGCTCAGCTTAGTAGGCGTTGGTTACCGTGCTGCTGCTCAAGGTGAAACATTGAAGTTGCAGTTAGGTTTCTCACACGACATTATTTACAACCTACCAAAGGGTGTAAAAGCTGAGACTCCATCGCAAACTGAAATCATTATCAAAGGTTCCAACAAGCAGCAAGTTGGCCAGGTCGCAGCTGAAGTTCGCGCATACCGTTCACCAGAGCCATACAAAGGCAAGGGTGTTCGCTACGTGGATGAGGTTGTGCATCTGAAAGAAACTAAGAAGAAGTAAGCGAGATTAGAAAATGAATAAAGACGAATCCAGACAAAGACGCGCTAGGCAGACTCGTATTCGCATTGCCGAAGCATTGGCAAATCGCTTAACAGTTATCCGTAGCAATACTCATATTTCTGCTCAGGTTTATAGCCCATGCGGAACCAAAGTTGTAGCAGCCGCTTCAACAATGGAAAAAGATTTGCGCCAAGCGATCAAAAACGGCGGCAACGCTGAAGCTGCAAAACAAATCGGCAAATTAGTTGCTGAGCGTGCTGTTAAGGCAGGCATTGTTGATGTTGCATTTGATCGCTCCGGTCATCGTTACCACGGCCGTATTAAGGCCTTAGCTGAAGCTGCGCGTGAAGCCGGCCTGAAGTTCTAATAGGGTTTAGGAAAAAACATGGCAAAAATGCAAACTAAGATGCAAAACGAAGAGCGTGATGATGGTCTTCGCGAGAAGATGATCGCTGTTAATCGTGTAACTAAAGTGGTTAAGGGTGGTCGTATTCTCGGCTTCGCCGCACTTACTGTAGTTGGCGATGGCGATGGCCGCATCGGCATGGGTAAGGGCAAATCTAAAGAAGTGCCAGTTGCTGTTCAAAAGGCAATGGATGAAGCTCGTCGCAAGATGATCAAAGTTACTTTACGTAAAGGCACTTTGCAGCACACCGTTACTGGTCAACATGGCGCGTCACGCGTTTTGATTTCCCCAGCTAAAGACGGTACTGGAATTATTGCTGGCGGCCCAATGCGCGCAATTTTCGACGTAATGGGTGTAACTAATGTGGTTGCTAAGTCACTTGGCTCTACAAACCCATACAACTTGGTTCGTGCAACCATTGATGGCTTGAGCAAGATGAGTACTCCTGCTGAGATTGCTGCTAAACGCGGTAAGTCAGTTGAAGAGATTCTCGGCTAAGACCAAAAGATTAGGAATCTACAAATGACAACAACTATCTCCAAAGTCAAACTGCAATTAATACGCAGCTTGATCGGTACACGCGAAAGCCACCGTGCAACTGTACGAGGCTTAGGCCTTCGTCGCATCAATTCAGTTTCTGAATTGGAAGACACTCCAGCTGTTCGCGGCATGATTAATAAAGTTTCTTATCTAGTTAAAGTCGTTGGCTGATAACTAGCAAGTAAATAGGCGAAGAATATGCAACTCAACACAATTAAACCTGCAGAAGGCTCCAAGAAAAACCGTCGTCGCGTTGGTCGCGGTATTGGTTCTGGTCTTGGTAAAACTGCTGGCCGTGGTCACAAAGGTCAAAAATCCCGTTCTGGTGGTTTCCACAAGGTTGGATTTGAAGGCGGTCAGATGCCTATGTATCGTCGTTTGCCAAAACGCGGTTTCGTGTCTTTGACACGTCGTCACGTTGGTCAAATTACATTGAACGATTTAGCAAAAATCAATTTGCCAGAAGTGGACTTATTGGTATTGAAGGCACACGGCTTTGCTGGTGAGCAAATCAATGCAGTTAAGGTTATCAAGACTGGCGAACTCAAGATTGCTGTAACCCTCAAGGGTATTACAGCTACTGCCGGCGCAAAAGCAGCAATCGAAGCAGCTGGCGGCAAATTGGTTGAATTGGTTTAATAGGTCTTTTAGTAGATATGGCATTAGCACCTACCAATAACGCAAGCACTGCAGCAACAGGTGGCAAGTTTGGCGAATTACGCCAACGCTTAGTCTTTCTGGTGTTGGCTTTGCTCGTGTTCCGTTTGGGTGCTCATATTCCTGTCCCTGGAATCGATCCAGATCAATTAGCGCAGTTGTTCTCTGGCCAAAAAGACGGTATCTTGGGAATGTTCAACTTATTCTCTGGTGGCGCTTTATCTCGCTTCACTGTCTTTGCTTTGGGAATCATGCCGTATATTTCCGCATCGATCATCATGCAGTTAATGACGATTGTTGTGCCTTCTCTAGAGTCTTTGAAAAAAGAAGGTCAAGCAGGTCAACGCAAGATTACTCAGTACACGCGCTACGGCACTGTGTTCTTGGCTACATTCCAAGCATTAGGGATTTCTGTTGCTTTACAGGCTCAACCAGGTTTAGTTATTAACCCAGGTTTGATGTTTGAATTGAATACAGTAGTTACTTTGGTAACAGGCACAATGTTCTTAATGTGGTTGGGTGAACAAATTACTGAGCGTGGCTTGGGTAATGGCATCTCTATCATTATTTTTGGTGGCATTGTTTCTGGTTTACCAAATGCATTGGCTAGCTTGTTAGAGCTGGTTCGTACTGGCTCAATGAATATTATTTCTGCGCTTTTGATCGTTGTGATCGTTGCAGCAGTAACTTATTTTGTGGTGTTTGTAGAGCGCGGTCAGCGCCGTATCTTGGTGAACTACGCTAAGCGTCAAGTTGGCAACAAGATTTACGGTGGTCAGTCCTCTTATTTCCCATTGAAGTTGAACATGGCAGGCGTTATTCCTCCAATATTTGCTTCATCTATTATTTTGTTTCCTGCAACGATTGCTGGCTGGTTTACATCAGGCGAGCCAACCAATATGTTCAGCAGAATTATTAAAGACTTAGCAGCGACCTTAGCTCCTGGTCAACCCGTGTATACGATTTTGTACGCAGCTGCGATTATTTTCTTCTGTTTCTTCTATACCGCGTTGGTATTTAACAGTCGTGAGACTGCTGAGAACTTAAAGAAGAGTGGTGCCTTTGTTCCTGGTATTCGTCCAGGCGACCAAACAGCGCGCTACATCGATAAGATCTTGGTGCGCTTAACTCTGGCTGGTGCAATTTACATGGTTCTGGTTTGCTTGTTACCAGAATTCCTGGTCTTGAAGTACAACGTGCCGTTTTATTTCGGCGGTACTTCATTATTAATTATTGTTGTTGTTGCAATGGATTTCATGGCTCAGGTTCAGTCATTTGTCATGCAACAGCAGTATGGCTCTTTGATGAAGAAAGCCAACTTTAAGATGGGCGCTTAACTGAATGTCTAAAGACGATGTAATTCAGATGGCGGGAGAAGTTGTAGAGAATTTGCCGAACGCGATGTTTCGCGTGAAGCTGGAAAACGGACATGTGGTTCTAGGGCACATTTCCGGAAAGATGCGGATGCACTACATCCGTATTTTGCCGGGAGACAAGGTGACGGTGGAGATGACTCCTTACGACCTAACGCGCGCCAGAATCATTTTCCGCGCGAAGTAAAGATTAAGAAGTACCAATTTTTTTAGAGGTGAGTTATGAAAGTTTTAGCATCCGTTAAGTGTATTTGCAGAAATTGCAAGATCATTAAGCGCAAACGCGTTGTTCGCGTGATCTGTTCTTCAGACGCACGTCATAAGCAGCGTCAAGGCTGATCT is from Polynucleobacter sp. MWH-S4W17 and encodes:
- the rpsN gene encoding 30S ribosomal protein S14; translated protein: MAKLSLIERENKRAKTVEKYAVKRAELKAIIADQSRSDEERYEARLKLQALPRNASPIRQRNRCSLTGRPRGTFRKFGLARSKIREIAFRGEIPGLTKASW
- the infA gene encoding translation initiation factor IF-1, whose product is MSKDDVIQMAGEVVENLPNAMFRVKLENGHVVLGHISGKMRMHYIRILPGDKVTVEMTPYDLTRARIIFRAK
- the rpsE gene encoding 30S ribosomal protein S5, with the translated sequence MAKMQTKMQNEERDDGLREKMIAVNRVTKVVKGGRILGFAALTVVGDGDGRIGMGKGKSKEVPVAVQKAMDEARRKMIKVTLRKGTLQHTVTGQHGASRVLISPAKDGTGIIAGGPMRAIFDVMGVTNVVAKSLGSTNPYNLVRATIDGLSKMSTPAEIAAKRGKSVEEILG
- the rpmJ gene encoding 50S ribosomal protein L36 → MKVLASVKCICRNCKIIKRKRVVRVICSSDARHKQRQG
- the rplF gene encoding 50S ribosomal protein L6, with the protein product MSRVGKSPITVPKGAEISINGANVTVKGPLGTLTHNLHPSVGLKQEDGVLTVVLNNNSPEAGAQSGTARALVNNMVVGVTAGFERKLSLVGVGYRAAAQGETLKLQLGFSHDIIYNLPKGVKAETPSQTEIIIKGSNKQQVGQVAAEVRAYRSPEPYKGKGVRYVDEVVHLKETKKK
- the rplE gene encoding 50S ribosomal protein L5, with product MSTRFQEHYQAKVVADLIAKFGYKSVMEVPRITKVTLNMGLGDAVNDKKIIENAVGDLTKVAGQKPVVTKAKKAIAGFKIRQGYPIGAMVTLRGARMYEFLDRFVTVALPRVRDFRGISGKAFDGRGNYNIGVKEQIIFPEIEYDKIDALRGLNISITTTAKTDEEAKALLAAFKFPFRN
- the rplO gene encoding 50S ribosomal protein L15, with product MQLNTIKPAEGSKKNRRRVGRGIGSGLGKTAGRGHKGQKSRSGGFHKVGFEGGQMPMYRRLPKRGFVSLTRRHVGQITLNDLAKINLPEVDLLVLKAHGFAGEQINAVKVIKTGELKIAVTLKGITATAGAKAAIEAAGGKLVELV
- the secY gene encoding preprotein translocase subunit SecY, producing the protein MALAPTNNASTAATGGKFGELRQRLVFLVLALLVFRLGAHIPVPGIDPDQLAQLFSGQKDGILGMFNLFSGGALSRFTVFALGIMPYISASIIMQLMTIVVPSLESLKKEGQAGQRKITQYTRYGTVFLATFQALGISVALQAQPGLVINPGLMFELNTVVTLVTGTMFLMWLGEQITERGLGNGISIIIFGGIVSGLPNALASLLELVRTGSMNIISALLIVVIVAAVTYFVVFVERGQRRILVNYAKRQVGNKIYGGQSSYFPLKLNMAGVIPPIFASSIILFPATIAGWFTSGEPTNMFSRIIKDLAATLAPGQPVYTILYAAAIIFFCFFYTALVFNSRETAENLKKSGAFVPGIRPGDQTARYIDKILVRLTLAGAIYMVLVCLLPEFLVLKYNVPFYFGGTSLLIIVVVAMDFMAQVQSFVMQQQYGSLMKKANFKMGA
- the rplR gene encoding 50S ribosomal protein L18 yields the protein MNKDESRQRRARQTRIRIAEALANRLTVIRSNTHISAQVYSPCGTKVVAAASTMEKDLRQAIKNGGNAEAAKQIGKLVAERAVKAGIVDVAFDRSGHRYHGRIKALAEAAREAGLKF
- the rpsH gene encoding 30S ribosomal protein S8, whose protein sequence is MSISDPIADMLTRIRNAQAVQKPVVLMPSSKVKVAIAKVLQDEGYIESFEIKGEAAKPVLHIDLKYYAGRPVIERIDRVSTPSLRIYKGRHDIPEVMNGLGIAIISTPQGVMTDRKARATGVGGEVICYVA
- the rpmD gene encoding 50S ribosomal protein L30 codes for the protein MTTTISKVKLQLIRSLIGTRESHRATVRGLGLRRINSVSELEDTPAVRGMINKVSYLVKVVG